A single window of Archangium gephyra DNA harbors:
- a CDS encoding GGDEF domain-containing protein: protein MNPADLLAAMTRTVEQLAAYNDIAKALTSTLELREVLNLMMEKVRSLLRPRNWSLLLQDERTGKLYFEIAVGEGAEVLKGLQLTPGEGIAGAVFSTGTARLVEDVTRDPLFASRFDEVSAFRTRSIVAVPLIARGRVLGVIELVNGATDRPFTQDDLMALTAISDFAAIAIENARNFRRVQELTITDEHTGVYNARHLRAQLEHEVRRSQRFHHPVSLIFLDLDRFKAINDAHGHLVGSAVLKEVGELLVSCCRQLDYVFRYGGDEFALLLVETGTDGAMTSATRIRDTFRNRRFQEAAGLDLQLTASLGVATYPEHALSSVDLVRAADFAMYAAKARGRDDVCLAVPHADLPGGAAMMPRKK from the coding sequence ATGAATCCCGCGGACCTGCTCGCGGCCATGACGCGCACGGTGGAGCAGTTGGCCGCCTACAACGACATCGCGAAGGCTCTGACCTCGACGCTCGAGTTGCGCGAGGTGCTGAACCTGATGATGGAGAAGGTGCGCAGCCTGCTCAGGCCCCGCAACTGGTCCCTGCTGCTGCAGGACGAGCGCACGGGCAAGCTCTACTTCGAGATCGCCGTGGGGGAGGGGGCGGAGGTCCTCAAGGGGCTGCAGCTGACCCCGGGCGAGGGGATCGCCGGGGCGGTCTTCTCCACGGGCACGGCCCGGCTGGTGGAGGACGTGACGCGCGACCCGCTGTTCGCCTCCCGCTTCGATGAGGTCTCGGCCTTCCGCACCCGCTCCATCGTGGCGGTGCCGCTCATCGCCCGGGGCCGGGTGCTGGGCGTCATCGAGCTGGTGAACGGGGCCACGGACCGGCCCTTCACGCAGGATGACCTGATGGCGCTGACGGCCATCTCGGACTTCGCGGCCATCGCCATCGAGAACGCGCGCAACTTCCGGCGGGTGCAGGAGCTCACCATCACGGACGAGCACACGGGCGTGTACAACGCCCGGCACCTGCGGGCGCAGCTGGAGCACGAGGTGCGGCGCTCGCAGCGCTTCCACCACCCGGTGTCGCTCATCTTCCTGGACCTGGACCGCTTCAAGGCCATCAACGACGCGCATGGCCACCTGGTGGGCAGCGCGGTGCTCAAGGAGGTGGGCGAGCTGCTCGTCTCCTGCTGCCGGCAGCTGGACTATGTCTTCCGCTACGGCGGGGACGAGTTCGCCCTGCTGCTGGTGGAGACGGGCACGGACGGGGCGATGACGAGCGCCACGCGCATCCGCGACACCTTCCGCAACCGGCGCTTCCAGGAGGCGGCGGGGTTGGATCTGCAGCTGACGGCGAGCCTCGGGGTGGCGACCTACCCGGAGCACGCGCTGTCGTCGGTGGACCTGGTGCGGGCGGCGGACTTCGCCATGTACGCGGCGAAGGCGCGGGGCCGGGATGACGTGTGCCTCGCGGTGCCGCACGCGGACCTGCCGGGCGGCGCGGCCATGATGCCCCGCAAGAAGTAG
- a CDS encoding DUF3108 domain-containing protein, translated as MTAMRTALAALLFSFSSAAWAQLPDAEGPEDTKAPAAPAQQAPAAPTPVPACAQRLPTLRTPLAFAPGEELEFDLDAMGATAGKMIMSVQKKQDGSLPVQIKVQTNSFFSKVRRVNATAMSYMHPKTLRPSRYTEEATENEQHRTVDVAFNSKDRSVRIDYVVKGKPGRSNYSYEHEGMDVAGAIYMLRQLPLKEGLPVCFDVYGVRRMWRMTGTVVKREHVSLPLGEFDAWHLEGTAVRLDNPKMKREVHVWITDDERRLPLAAVGTIDLGAVRATLTSYSRPGEKAKQAQGKEQLKW; from the coding sequence ATGACCGCCATGCGCACCGCCCTCGCAGCCCTCCTGTTCAGCTTCTCCTCCGCTGCCTGGGCGCAGCTGCCCGACGCGGAGGGGCCCGAGGACACCAAGGCCCCCGCTGCTCCGGCCCAGCAGGCTCCGGCCGCTCCCACCCCCGTGCCCGCCTGCGCCCAGCGCCTGCCCACCCTGCGCACCCCGCTGGCCTTCGCTCCGGGCGAGGAGCTCGAGTTCGACCTCGACGCCATGGGCGCCACCGCCGGCAAGATGATCATGTCGGTGCAGAAGAAGCAGGACGGCTCGCTGCCGGTGCAGATCAAGGTCCAGACCAACTCCTTCTTCTCCAAGGTGCGCCGGGTGAACGCCACCGCGATGAGCTACATGCACCCGAAGACGCTGCGGCCCTCGCGCTACACCGAGGAGGCCACGGAGAACGAGCAGCACCGCACCGTGGACGTGGCCTTCAACTCCAAGGACCGCAGCGTCCGCATCGACTACGTCGTCAAGGGCAAGCCGGGCCGCAGCAACTACTCCTACGAGCACGAGGGCATGGACGTGGCCGGCGCCATCTACATGCTGCGCCAGCTGCCCCTCAAGGAGGGCCTGCCCGTGTGCTTCGACGTCTACGGCGTGCGCCGCATGTGGCGCATGACGGGCACCGTGGTGAAGCGCGAGCACGTGTCGCTGCCGCTCGGCGAGTTCGACGCCTGGCACCTGGAGGGCACCGCCGTGCGCCTGGACAACCCCAAGATGAAGCGCGAGGTGCACGTGTGGATCACCGACGACGAGCGCCGGTTGCCGCTCGCGGCCGTGGGCACCATCGACCTGGGTGCCGTGCGCGCCACCCTCACCTCGTACTCCCGCCCGGGCGAGAAGGCGAAGCAGGCCCAGGGCAAGGAGCAGCTCAAGTGGTAG
- a CDS encoding DUF507 family protein → MRLYPKVIPIISREVVQRLMQDGDIEVEPMRVADAEMDLSAIMREYLANEERVNQATREALERRGYDYSKFNQVKREMADVRGFKMGDEGIEYVINQMIEFLLISRNVEEVYAADNVLRQKIHVVMKKHLDVDDEIDKEARSRLKHLQEGTSAFDIEYNKTVEQIRRARGLI, encoded by the coding sequence ATGAGGCTCTATCCGAAGGTGATTCCGATCATCTCCCGGGAGGTCGTCCAGAGGCTGATGCAGGACGGGGATATCGAGGTAGAGCCGATGCGCGTGGCTGATGCCGAGATGGACCTGTCCGCCATCATGCGGGAGTACCTGGCGAACGAGGAGCGCGTGAATCAAGCCACGCGCGAAGCACTGGAGCGTCGGGGGTACGACTACTCCAAGTTCAACCAGGTCAAGCGTGAGATGGCCGACGTCCGCGGCTTCAAGATGGGCGACGAGGGCATCGAATACGTCATCAACCAGATGATCGAGTTCCTCCTCATCAGCCGCAATGTCGAGGAGGTGTATGCCGCCGACAACGTGCTTCGGCAGAAGATCCACGTGGTGATGAAGAAGCACCTGGACGTGGATGACGAGATCGACAAGGAGGCGCGTTCCCGCCTGAAGCATCTGCAGGAGGGCACCAGCGCTTTCGACATCGAGTACAACAAGACGGTGGAGCAGATCCGCCGCGCGCGGGGCCTCATCTAG
- a CDS encoding YggS family pyridoxal phosphate-dependent enzyme, which produces MSEVAERLEKIRARVAAACARAGREPGSVTLVAVSKLKPAALIREAYAAGQRDFGENYAQELRDKATELADLAGLRWHAIGPLQTNKVKYVAKAALSFHALDRLEVAQELSRRRQDAPIPCYVEVNVGGEASKSGLAPEALGPFLESVRALPGLRVEGLMSLPPPTEDEQVARGYFRTLRELARQHGLTGLSMGTTHDFELAIEEGATLVRVGTAIFGERT; this is translated from the coding sequence ATGAGCGAAGTGGCCGAGCGGTTGGAGAAGATTCGCGCCCGGGTGGCCGCGGCGTGTGCCCGCGCGGGCCGGGAGCCCGGCTCCGTCACCCTGGTGGCCGTCTCCAAGCTGAAGCCGGCGGCCCTCATCCGCGAGGCGTACGCGGCGGGCCAGCGCGACTTCGGGGAGAACTACGCCCAGGAGCTGCGGGACAAGGCCACGGAGCTGGCGGACCTTGCAGGCCTGCGCTGGCACGCCATCGGGCCGCTGCAGACGAACAAGGTGAAGTACGTGGCCAAGGCCGCCCTGTCCTTCCACGCGCTGGACCGGCTGGAGGTGGCCCAGGAGCTGTCGCGCCGCCGGCAGGACGCGCCCATCCCCTGCTACGTGGAGGTGAACGTGGGCGGCGAGGCCAGCAAGAGCGGGCTGGCCCCCGAGGCGCTCGGGCCCTTCCTGGAGTCCGTGCGCGCGCTGCCGGGGCTGCGCGTGGAGGGCCTCATGTCGCTGCCCCCGCCCACCGAGGACGAGCAGGTGGCCCGGGGCTACTTCCGCACCCTCCGGGAGCTGGCCCGCCAGCACGGGCTGACGGGCCTGTCCATGGGCACCACCCACGACTTCGAGCTGGCCATCGAGGAAGGGGCCACCCTGGTGCGCGTGGGCACCGCCATCTTCGGCGAGCGCACCTGA
- a CDS encoding MarR family winged helix-turn-helix transcriptional regulator, giving the protein MAPLKELDAASTPSAANENELPPLDEGLEFLRLLWAVDQGLRSTSKSMETTMGLTGPQRLVVRLVGQYPGITAGGLAEILHVHPSTLTGVMKRLQKRGVVERRSDPLDARKALLFLTKAGRELDVPSEGTVEAGVKRALSRVPKSRLEGARDVLTALAEELGVGNAPLDDHGEGAAPGDDTAGVVAAGLAPALGLAGTRPGTEPAP; this is encoded by the coding sequence ATGGCTCCGCTGAAGGAGCTCGACGCGGCCAGCACCCCCTCCGCCGCGAACGAGAACGAGTTGCCCCCGTTGGACGAGGGCCTGGAGTTCCTGCGCCTGCTGTGGGCCGTGGACCAGGGACTGCGCTCCACCTCCAAGTCCATGGAGACCACCATGGGACTCACGGGCCCGCAGCGGCTGGTGGTGCGGCTCGTGGGGCAGTACCCCGGCATCACCGCGGGTGGGCTCGCGGAGATACTCCATGTCCATCCCAGCACGCTCACCGGTGTCATGAAGCGCCTGCAGAAGCGGGGCGTCGTCGAGCGCCGGTCGGATCCACTCGACGCGCGCAAGGCGCTCCTCTTCCTCACCAAGGCGGGCCGGGAGCTGGATGTTCCCTCCGAGGGCACGGTGGAGGCCGGCGTGAAGCGGGCGCTCTCCCGCGTGCCGAAAAGCCGGCTGGAGGGAGCGCGGGACGTGCTCACCGCGCTCGCCGAGGAGCTGGGTGTCGGCAACGCCCCGCTCGACGATCACGGCGAAGGCGCGGCTCCGGGTGATGACACGGCCGGCGTCGTCGCGGCGGGACTCGCGCCCGCGTTGGGGTTGGCGGGCACCAGGCCCGGTACCGAGCCCGCTCCCTGA
- a CDS encoding Maf family protein, whose protein sequence is MHTSVGQTRLVLASASPRRRELLGQLGLAFDVSAADIDETPHQGEAAPAYVLRLAREKARTVATRTPGAWVLAADTTVVLGEELLGKPRDEAEVRDMMRRLSGRTHEVQTGVALAGPGGEHPGEHPGEHPGEHFMVVRTRVTFRPLSAGEIAWYASTGESLDKAGGYAIQGKGGFLVAGIEGSPTNVIGLPLGETLELLARAGVPLPWSKP, encoded by the coding sequence ATGCACACCTCAGTGGGTCAAACCCGGCTCGTTCTCGCGTCCGCTTCGCCGCGGCGGCGCGAGCTCCTCGGCCAGCTCGGACTGGCTTTCGACGTGTCCGCGGCGGACATCGACGAAACCCCCCACCAGGGCGAGGCCGCCCCAGCCTACGTGCTCAGGCTGGCCCGGGAAAAGGCCCGAACGGTGGCCACCCGCACTCCAGGGGCCTGGGTGTTGGCCGCCGACACCACCGTCGTCCTCGGCGAGGAGCTGCTCGGCAAGCCCCGGGACGAGGCCGAGGTCCGCGACATGATGCGTCGACTGTCGGGTAGGACACACGAGGTCCAGACCGGCGTGGCCCTCGCCGGCCCCGGGGGAGAGCACCCCGGCGAGCACCCTGGCGAGCACCCCGGCGAGCACTTCATGGTGGTCCGCACCCGCGTCACCTTCCGCCCCCTGAGCGCGGGCGAGATCGCCTGGTACGCCAGCACCGGCGAGTCCCTGGACAAGGCCGGTGGCTACGCCATCCAGGGCAAGGGCGGCTTCCTCGTGGCGGGCATCGAGGGCAGCCCCACCAACGTCATCGGCCTGCCCCTGGGCGAGACGCTGGAGCTGCTCGCCCGGGCCGGCGTCCCCCTTCCCTGGAGCAAGCCATGA
- a CDS encoding DUF4091 domain-containing protein, with translation MGAGWAMGWLLAEMLTAAPEPRVVSALEKVRPGVELKGEKEARLSLARGECEAVQVVLPPGSARLKVKPLALRGPEGKTLEASVWREAYLDVKTPSNSQGGTGLWPDPLVPVESPPGPEGAPTVLYVELCAPESQAPGTYQGALHVEAGGKALAPISFTAEVQPFVLPATSSLPNSFGISLYSISKAHGLKPESSEARALLRDYVGALLAHRVTAHGMSMEAPPVRFEGGKAVVDFSAYDAEMSPFLEGSALDSGARFTTADVRDNKSARTDAEKSAYYRAFAEHFRQKGWKARLFFYAKDEPKPEDVALVRTQALRVRAAKQDVPVLVTAPLDDALRGSADILAPTLNCFFPRPGPQTCRNVVPLQTLRGKLEPHVKVWWYQSCNSHGCNGGPTPDAAAEKVYSGWASYMVDHPTPLNRAMGPLAFLSGVDGELYFDTVFAYNTKDPWKDVFEFGGNGDGTLFYPGTPARQGFSRHQPVVSLRLKHIRDGLEDYEYLRLLESLGEQTFAREAARRLTRSGYEVETDARQWEQVRREMTLRLRKRWEASEYAKRSGVRPK, from the coding sequence ATGGGGGCGGGTTGGGCGATGGGGTGGCTGCTCGCGGAGATGCTGACCGCGGCGCCTGAACCTCGAGTGGTCTCCGCGCTGGAGAAGGTGCGGCCCGGCGTCGAGCTGAAGGGGGAGAAGGAAGCCCGGTTGAGCCTCGCGCGCGGTGAGTGCGAGGCCGTCCAGGTGGTGCTGCCCCCGGGCAGCGCGCGGCTGAAGGTGAAGCCGCTGGCGCTGCGTGGGCCCGAGGGCAAGACGCTGGAGGCCTCGGTGTGGCGCGAGGCGTACCTGGACGTGAAGACGCCCTCCAACTCCCAGGGCGGCACGGGGCTGTGGCCGGATCCACTGGTGCCAGTGGAGTCGCCACCCGGGCCGGAGGGAGCGCCCACCGTCCTCTACGTGGAGCTGTGTGCCCCGGAGTCCCAGGCGCCGGGCACGTACCAGGGCGCGCTGCACGTGGAGGCCGGCGGCAAGGCGCTGGCGCCCATTTCCTTCACAGCGGAGGTGCAGCCCTTCGTCCTGCCCGCCACCTCCTCGCTGCCCAACAGCTTCGGCATCTCGCTCTACAGCATCTCCAAGGCGCACGGGTTGAAGCCCGAGTCCTCCGAGGCCCGCGCGCTGCTGCGCGACTACGTGGGCGCGCTGCTGGCCCACCGCGTCACCGCCCATGGCATGAGCATGGAGGCGCCGCCCGTGCGCTTCGAGGGTGGCAAGGCGGTGGTGGACTTCAGCGCGTACGACGCGGAGATGAGCCCCTTCCTGGAGGGCTCCGCGCTGGACTCGGGGGCCCGCTTCACCACCGCCGACGTGCGCGACAACAAGTCGGCCCGCACCGACGCGGAGAAGTCCGCGTACTACCGCGCCTTCGCCGAGCACTTCCGCCAGAAGGGCTGGAAGGCCCGCCTCTTCTTCTACGCCAAGGACGAGCCCAAGCCCGAGGACGTGGCCCTCGTCCGCACCCAGGCCCTGCGCGTGCGCGCGGCGAAACAGGACGTGCCGGTGCTCGTCACCGCTCCGCTGGATGACGCGCTGCGTGGCTCGGCGGACATCCTCGCCCCCACGCTCAACTGTTTCTTCCCGCGCCCGGGGCCCCAGACGTGCCGCAACGTCGTCCCGCTCCAGACGCTGCGCGGCAAGCTGGAGCCCCACGTGAAGGTGTGGTGGTACCAGAGCTGCAACTCGCACGGCTGCAACGGCGGGCCCACCCCGGACGCCGCCGCCGAGAAGGTCTACAGCGGCTGGGCCTCGTACATGGTGGACCACCCCACCCCGCTCAACCGCGCCATGGGCCCGCTGGCCTTCCTCTCCGGCGTGGACGGCGAGCTCTATTTCGACACCGTCTTCGCCTACAACACCAAGGACCCCTGGAAGGACGTCTTCGAGTTCGGCGGCAACGGCGACGGCACCCTCTTCTACCCGGGCACTCCGGCCCGGCAGGGCTTCTCCCGCCACCAGCCCGTGGTCTCCTTGCGCCTCAAACACATCCGCGACGGGCTCGAGGACTACGAGTACCTGCGGCTGCTGGAATCGCTCGGGGAGCAGACATTCGCCCGGGAGGCCGCGCGACGCCTCACCCGCTCGGGCTATGAAGTGGAGACGGATGCCCGGCAGTGGGAGCAGGTCCGCCGGGAGATGACCCTCCGTCTGAGGAAGCGCTGGGAAGCGTCCGAATATGCGAAGCGTTCGGGCGTCCGTCCCAAGTGA
- the uvrC gene encoding excinuclease ABC subunit UvrC, giving the protein MDAKLEAKLESLPTEPGVYLMKDRRGEIIYVGKAVNLRNRVRSYFTRTGDTRAFVSLLDQFLGDIETVLVHNEKEALLLENELIKKHKPRFNVLLKDDKQYISLRLDRSQPYPRLEVVRRYQKDGARYFGPYSSASAIRETLRIINRYFHLRTCTDHVLANRKRPCLLHQIGRCPAPCVYPVPEQEYRKSVDEVVLFLEGKAGELVDGLRSRMKQAAGDLKFEEAARIRDQLLAIERSLERQKVATTDFKDQDVFASHREGDRLLVYVLYVRQGRLNGGQAFPLGSQEFPDEELLPSFVNLYYDQGNFVPEEVLLPLDIEEREGLEALLTERKGEKVRVMVPKRGEKRDLVDMAQKNAEQAVIERRRTKDETEVVLRRLQERLHLRNLPRRVECFDISHFQGASIVASQVAATDGEIDKSRYRRYRIKTLEKQDDFASMHEVISRRLKRGQEEGDLPDLLVIDGGKGQLASALAAAKDLGVEGVDIISLAKSRDLEVHDRDEESNRSPERVFIPHRKDPIVLRQNSAELYLLARLRDEAHRFAITFQQKSMRKGNFHSVLEDIPGVGDTRKKLLLRQFGSLKRVREATIEELAEVLGPTLAERVHAALHGHPEEESEDPIREASLADAGALVDEKSEEGSPPGSP; this is encoded by the coding sequence ATGGACGCGAAGCTCGAAGCCAAGCTGGAGTCGCTGCCCACCGAGCCCGGCGTGTACCTGATGAAGGACCGCCGCGGTGAGATCATCTACGTGGGCAAGGCGGTCAACCTGCGCAACCGCGTGCGCTCCTACTTCACGCGCACCGGGGACACGCGCGCCTTCGTCTCGCTGCTCGACCAGTTCCTCGGCGACATCGAGACGGTGCTCGTCCACAACGAGAAGGAAGCCCTCCTCCTCGAGAACGAGCTCATCAAGAAGCACAAGCCGCGCTTCAACGTCCTGCTCAAGGACGACAAGCAGTACATCTCCCTGCGGCTCGACCGGAGCCAGCCCTATCCCCGGCTGGAGGTGGTTCGCCGGTACCAGAAGGACGGCGCGCGCTACTTCGGCCCGTACTCCAGCGCCAGCGCCATCCGCGAGACGCTGCGCATCATCAACCGCTACTTCCACCTGCGCACCTGCACGGACCACGTGCTCGCCAACCGCAAGCGGCCCTGTCTGCTCCATCAGATCGGCCGCTGCCCCGCGCCCTGCGTCTACCCCGTCCCCGAGCAGGAGTACCGCAAGAGCGTGGACGAGGTGGTCCTCTTCCTCGAGGGCAAGGCCGGAGAGTTGGTGGACGGGCTGCGCTCACGCATGAAGCAGGCCGCCGGCGACCTCAAGTTCGAGGAGGCCGCGCGCATCCGCGACCAGCTGCTCGCCATCGAGCGCAGCCTCGAGCGCCAGAAGGTGGCCACCACCGACTTCAAGGACCAGGACGTCTTCGCCTCCCACCGCGAGGGGGACCGGCTGCTCGTCTACGTCCTCTATGTGCGCCAGGGCCGGCTCAACGGCGGCCAGGCCTTCCCGCTCGGCAGCCAGGAGTTCCCCGACGAGGAGCTGCTGCCCTCCTTCGTCAACCTCTATTACGACCAGGGCAACTTCGTCCCCGAGGAGGTGCTCCTCCCGTTGGACATCGAGGAGCGCGAGGGCCTCGAGGCGCTGCTCACCGAGCGCAAGGGCGAGAAGGTGCGCGTGATGGTGCCCAAGCGCGGCGAGAAGCGTGACCTGGTGGACATGGCGCAGAAGAACGCCGAGCAGGCCGTCATCGAGCGCCGCCGCACCAAGGACGAGACCGAGGTGGTGCTGCGCCGTCTCCAGGAGCGGCTCCACCTGCGCAACCTGCCGCGCCGCGTCGAGTGCTTCGACATCTCCCACTTCCAGGGCGCCAGCATCGTCGCCTCCCAGGTGGCCGCCACCGATGGGGAGATCGACAAGTCGCGCTACCGCCGCTACCGCATCAAGACGCTGGAGAAGCAGGACGACTTCGCCAGCATGCACGAGGTCATCTCCCGCCGGCTCAAACGCGGCCAGGAGGAGGGGGACCTGCCTGATCTGTTGGTTATCGACGGTGGCAAGGGACAGCTCGCCAGCGCGCTCGCCGCCGCCAAGGACCTGGGGGTGGAGGGGGTGGACATCATCTCCCTCGCCAAGAGCCGGGATCTCGAGGTGCACGACCGCGACGAGGAGAGCAACCGCAGTCCCGAGCGCGTCTTCATCCCCCACCGCAAGGATCCCATCGTCCTGCGGCAGAACTCGGCCGAGCTCTATCTGCTCGCCCGCTTGCGCGACGAGGCCCACCGCTTCGCGATCACCTTCCAACAGAAGTCCATGCGGAAGGGCAATTTCCACTCCGTGCTGGAGGACATCCCGGGGGTGGGGGACACGCGCAAGAAGCTGCTGCTGCGCCAGTTCGGCTCGCTCAAGCGGGTGCGCGAGGCCACCATCGAGGAGCTCGCCGAGGTGCTCGGGCCCACGCTGGCCGAGCGGGTTCATGCGGCCCTTCACGGCCACCCCGAAGAGGAATCGGAGGATCCCATCCGCGAAGCCTCCCTGGCGGATGCGGGTGCCCTGGTGGACGAAAAGTCAGAAGAAGGGTCGCCACCCGGCTCGCCGTGA
- a CDS encoding DUF3108 domain-containing protein: protein MRMQSKGMFTGMLLSLLMSGAALAQGGTSSAFGPGEQARYRIQYLGVTAGSAQVTVGAPMKQWGKEVWPIVSLAKSESIAGVWPVKDKYVSYWDFGTQRVLGSDMHEDQNNKRRRVRVKLTEDGKSAQVVKQKEGETPRESTHELAEGTLDVAGATFALRNRVLEVGQEYAYPVFTGSKTFLMKAKVEARETLDTTMGKQDVFRMRVYTEFSGKLASKRDMVAWFTADARHLPVRIEAELALGSLVAELTEYQQGKIIASATATARNGT from the coding sequence ATGCGCATGCAGTCCAAGGGAATGTTCACCGGGATGCTGTTGAGCCTCCTGATGTCGGGGGCTGCCCTCGCCCAGGGGGGGACTTCGTCCGCCTTCGGCCCCGGTGAGCAGGCGCGCTACCGCATCCAGTACCTCGGAGTGACGGCGGGCTCGGCGCAGGTGACGGTGGGCGCCCCCATGAAGCAGTGGGGCAAGGAAGTCTGGCCCATCGTGTCGCTGGCGAAGTCGGAATCCATCGCGGGCGTGTGGCCCGTGAAGGACAAGTACGTCTCCTATTGGGACTTCGGCACGCAGCGGGTGCTGGGCTCGGACATGCACGAGGACCAGAACAACAAGCGCCGCCGCGTGCGCGTGAAGCTGACCGAGGACGGCAAGTCCGCCCAGGTGGTGAAGCAGAAGGAGGGCGAGACGCCCCGCGAGTCCACCCACGAGCTGGCCGAGGGCACGCTCGACGTGGCGGGGGCCACCTTCGCGCTGCGCAACCGCGTGCTGGAGGTGGGCCAGGAGTACGCCTACCCCGTCTTCACCGGCTCGAAGACCTTCCTGATGAAGGCGAAGGTGGAGGCCCGCGAGACGCTGGACACGACGATGGGCAAGCAGGACGTGTTCCGCATGCGCGTGTACACCGAGTTCTCCGGCAAGCTGGCCTCCAAGCGCGACATGGTGGCCTGGTTCACCGCCGACGCGCGCCACCTGCCGGTGCGCATCGAGGCGGAGCTCGCCCTGGGCTCGCTCGTGGCGGAGCTGACGGAGTACCAGCAGGGGAAGATCATCGCGTCTGCCACGGCGACGGCGCGAAACGGAACCTAG